DNA from Granulicella cerasi:
ACGTACCAAAGGCAGAGGTGTACTGCGGTGCAATGTCACTGCTGCAAGCGGACGAGGTACACCGAGTTGCACGTCACTTCGTCGAATCGAATCCCGCATTCGCCGCGATCAACGTGCTCGCACAGAAGAAAAGCATCTTCTCGCTCGCTGGTTCACGCTTTCAGCCCGTTATCTCCCGTGGTCGGCATGGGGCCAGACCACTGCTCGCAGTGCAGGACGAGTACCACCAAGCGATTTCTGACGACCTCTATGGGACGTTTAAGACGGGCTGTAACAAGACGGTCAATTCGCTTTTGCTCACGATCACCACAGCAGGAGTCGCGAGTACCGCATCACCCTGCTATCAACTGCAAGAGCGGGCCATAAAGGCTATCGACGGTTCGATGACCGACGAGCGTTTCTTCACCGCGATCTACGCAGCAGACGACACGGTTGAATGGACATCGGAAGAAGCCTTGCTCATGGCAAACCCAAACCTCGGCATCTCAAACGATGCGGAGAAGATTCGCCTTGCCATCGTTGACGCAACGCGGAACCCCGCTCATGCGAACAACGTGAAGGCGATGCACTTGAACGTCTGGTCTACCGCTTCCGCATCATGGATGAACATGACCGCATGGTCGAAGTGTTATGACCCGCACCTCACACAGGACACGGTGAAACATCTGCCCTGCTGGATAGGTTCCGACCTCGCGAGCAAGATTGACCTCTCAGCTTGTGTACGTCTCTATCGAGACGATAGCCAAGGCGATAGACCACACTACTACGCTCTATGCCGCGCTTACCTACCCGAAGAGCGAGTGAATCTCCCGGAAAACACTCACTATCAAAAGTGGGTCGCTGAAGGTCATCTCAACGCGACACCCGGATCGTCGATTGATTACGCGATGCTTGAGGCCGATGCGCTGGCTGATATCGCAGAGAACCAAGTCCGCGAGTTCCCCTATGACCAACGCTACGCAGACCAATGGTCTCAACGCGTCAGTGACCTCTCTGGTATCGAGCGCATAGAGACACCTCCATCGCCAGCAGTGTTATCGCCAGCGATGAAGGAGCTAGAAGCTGCCGTGGCTGATGGTCGATTCCATCATGATGGCGACCCGGTTCTCACATGGTGCATGTCCAACGTGCTCACACGCGAGACCGCCACTGGCAATTACACCATGCCCGACAAGTCGCGTCCCGAAAACAAGATCGATTGCGCCGTGGCTCTCTTCATTGCGATGAGCCGCGCTCGTCTCGCAGAACCCGAACCACAAGCCACATACGGATTCCTTTTCGCTTAATATTCATGCCACTTTTCTCATCACATCCCGTAACGCTCGGCTTGAGCGATGGCACCGCCGTCGAAAAAAGGTGGAACATCAACAACCCATCGACACCGCTCACAGCTATGGCTGCGTGGGGTGATGTAGGTGGTGGACTTTCTTCATCTGGCGAAGTGATAACGGAGAAGAATGCACTCTGCATCTCGACGGTCTACACCTGCGTCACGATCCTCGCTGAAGCAGTAGCCTCGCTTCCGTGTCGCCTAATGAGGTCAACGGATGACGGCGATACACCAGCAACGGATCATCGTTTGTGGTCGCTACTCACTGAATCCCCAAACGAGGAGATGACCGCGTTCACCTTCTGGTCAACGATAGTCGGCTCGTCGGCTCTATGTGGCAATGGCTACGCACAGATCGTGCGTGATGCAACCGGAGCAGTTGAGTCCATCTGGCCTCTCCATCCCAACAAGACAGAACCTATTCGCAACGCGACCGGTCAGCTTGCATACAAAACGACTGACGGCATGACGGATGGCGCGTATCGCATCATCGCCTCAGCGGATGTACTTCACTTCCCGCTATTCAGCCTCGATGGAATCAAGGGTGTCTCCCCTGTAACCGCTGCTCGTGAATCCTTTGCGACCGCTAGAGCAATGGAAAAATTTGGAGCACGTTGGTTCGCTAACGGGGCTCAACCTTCCAGTCTCCTAATCAACAAGAACGCAGCTAAGCCCGATGCAAAGGCACAACGCGAATTCGTTGAAAGCTGGCAGGCTGCTCACTCCGGTATCAACCAACACAAGCAAGGGTTCCTCTGGGGTGACTGGTCGGTCGAGCAGATTGGGCTCAGTCCCGAAGATTCTCAGTTCCTCATCGCACGCAACTACCAACGCAGTGACATCGCATCGATGTACAAGATCCCGGTCTTCATGGTCGGCAACACAGAGAAGCTGAGTAACAACAACTACACGGGACAACAGATGGGCTTCGTCATAGACACCCTTCGTCCCATCCTCGTTCGGCTCGAAGCTGAGTTAAAACGCAAGCTCCTTAAGTCATCCCGATTCTTCGTCGAATTCGATGTGACCGAGCGTCAACGTGGCGACTTCCAGACGATGGCTCAAGCCATCTCACTCACCCGCCAATGGGGTGTTCTCGACGCCGATGAATGCCGCGCCTTGCTGGGCTACGCGCCTCGTGGTGGTGCTGCGAAGAAGCTAATTACCCAAGTGAATATGACCCCACTCGATGACCTCGGAAGACACCGCAACTCCCTGCACCCAAGCCAGACCCCAAGGACACCACCGACGATGACGCAAGCTAAACCTCAGGCTCATGGGGTTGTGTACGTCATCACGAACGTTATTACCGGTCAGAAGTATGTTGGCCAAACTGTAAGACCGGTTGAAAGGCGTTGGAGAGTTCATGTTCGTGATGCGAAGGCCTGCTCCTATCGTTCGAGATTACATGACGCGATCAGAGAACACGGCGAATCGAACTTCACTGTTCACGTTCAAAGTAACTGTGTAGGTAGACGGGCACTTGATACCGCTGAGCGCTTCTACATTGCTCTGTACCGCACCCAAAACCCTGCTTATGGATACAACCTCCGCTCAGGCGGTCAGGCCGGTAGCGGCTACAAGAAGAAGCCTAAATACTCCCTGACTAAGGATGTACTTGCACAGCACATCAAGGACGGACTAAGCGCAAAGGAAATGGGCGCAATCAATAAGTGTTCTCACGTGACGATCCTACGGTCGGTTCACGAGCACTTTGGCAAAACTATGCATGAGGTTCGCCGTGACCTGTGTGGGATGACGATGCCCTCATCCTTTTGCAAGCGTCAGAGTGCAACGCGCACCGGAACCAAGCGAACACCAGAGACCCGGAAGCGACAGGCCGAAGCGGCGCGTCGAGCCTATACACCCGAACTCCGCACTCTCCGACGTGAACAGAAGATCCATTACTGGCAAGAAAGACAACACAACCATGACACTCAACAAACCAACTCGTGAGGTTCGCTCATTCCGCGCGACGGAACTCCGCGTAGCCGAAGGTGATGGCAACACCCTCACTGGATACATCGCCGTGACAGAGCAACCCACGGAAATGTTTCCCGGCTTCATTGAAGTATTGAAACGTGGGTGCTTTGCTCATACCATATCGCCAACTGCCGACAACGATGTTGTCGCTCTCATAAACCACGATGACGATGCACCCGTAGGACGCCTGTCCGCTGGCACTCTCACATTGGTTGAAGACGAAAAAGGCCTGCGGTTCTCACTGAACCTTCCAAACACAACACGCGCCAACGACCTCAAGGTCAGTGTCGAGCGCAAAGACGTAACGGGTTGCTCGTTTGGTTTTGTCTGTCCTGATAGCACCTACACGGAAGCGAAAGACGGCACAGTCACCCGCAGCGTGAACGTGGTTGACCTTATCGAAGTGAGTGTTGGTGTGACGTTCCCCGCCTACCCACAAACTTCGATGGCTCTCAGGTCTCTCCCCGACTCGATGCCAGCCGAGTTCCGCAGCCGTTTCGAAACACGTTCTGAAGCGCCTCTGAAACCAGAGTCGCTACAGGATCACGAAGACGACTGGAAGCTCAACGCCGATCTGCTGATTCGCCTCGCCGAAGAAAGCTAGCCCCCACCCCACTTCTGTACCAACATCACCGCGCCCTTGGGTGCGGCAATCCCCGTTGCACCCCAAAAGGAATGAACTCATGAATTACCGTGAAACCGTCGAACGTCGCAACAAGCTCCTCACCGATGCACGCACCGCCATGTCTGCAGAAAACGTCACCGCCGAAACTCGCTCCGCAGTCGATGCAATGCTTGCAGACGCTCAGTCGCTAAAGGGCGACATCGAGCGCATGGAAGCGTGCGCCGAATCCGAGCAGCGCAGTCTGCCCACCAACACCCCGCCGCGAGGTGCCGTTGAGAACCACGAGGCGAAGGATGAGCGTACTTTCGAGGAACGCAATCGTGCAGCGAACATCGCTCTGCGTAGCTTCATTCGTGGCGAACGTTTCGAGCAACGCGACCTCACCGTAGCCGCAAACGGCGGTGTGATGATCCCCGTCGCAGCCGTTGACCCGATTCAGGCCAAGAAGTCCGCTGGCTCCATCATGGACATCGTCAAGCGTATGCGGACCACAACCGGCGAAGATGTTCGTCAGCCGCTATGGGATGACACCTCGAACGGTTTCGTTCTCGACTCCACTTCGATCACCACAACCGACCCGTCCATCACCGGCACGTTGCTCAAGGTGGATGGCCTGCGTTCGAACCCCATCCTCTTGGACAACAAGCTTGTTCAAGACGTGAGCTATGACCTTGTGACCGACGTAAATAATGCGATCAATTTGCGTTACATCCGTTCTGTGTCGCAGGCCATCGTTCAAGGCAACGGCTCCAACTTCACCGCGCTGTCCGCACCGTCGGCTCTAACGTCTACGACAACCGCCATCGTGAAGTACGCCAACCTAGTCGGACTGATGACCGCTCTTGATCCGGCCTACTCAACAAACGCGTGCTGGTCGTTCTCGACCGCAACGCTGGGCCAGGTGATGAACCTCACCGACGCGAATGGCCGTCCGCTGTTCCTCCCGTTCAACGACGGTGGTATCAGTGGCTTCGTCGGCACCATCTTTGGGTTCCCCGTGAAAATCGACCAGTATGCAGCAACCGTTGCAACCGGAAACACACCGATTCGCT
Protein-coding regions in this window:
- a CDS encoding HK97 family phage prohead protease, translated to MTLNKPTREVRSFRATELRVAEGDGNTLTGYIAVTEQPTEMFPGFIEVLKRGCFAHTISPTADNDVVALINHDDDAPVGRLSAGTLTLVEDEKGLRFSLNLPNTTRANDLKVSVERKDVTGCSFGFVCPDSTYTEAKDGTVTRSVNVVDLIEVSVGVTFPAYPQTSMALRSLPDSMPAEFRSRFETRSEAPLKPESLQDHEDDWKLNADLLIRLAEES
- a CDS encoding phage major capsid protein produces the protein MNYRETVERRNKLLTDARTAMSAENVTAETRSAVDAMLADAQSLKGDIERMEACAESEQRSLPTNTPPRGAVENHEAKDERTFEERNRAANIALRSFIRGERFEQRDLTVAANGGVMIPVAAVDPIQAKKSAGSIMDIVKRMRTTTGEDVRQPLWDDTSNGFVLDSTSITTTDPSITGTLLKVDGLRSNPILLDNKLVQDVSYDLVTDVNNAINLRYIRSVSQAIVQGNGSNFTALSAPSALTSTTTAIVKYANLVGLMTALDPAYSTNACWSFSTATLGQVMNLTDANGRPLFLPFNDGGISGFVGTIFGFPVKIDQYAATVATGNTPIRFGDHSAAYTLREVEPGIVIKQSSDRWIELNRLGVVAFARAGGAPTIASSTTPSIVSLTIK
- a CDS encoding terminase large subunit translates to MMKDYANDATRYCERVASGDIVASKWIKLAAQRHLDDLKRTGSRWHYDYVQVNRACSFIESLTLESGQRFTLSDWQIWLTASLMGWVDADGLRKHIEAYVVVAKGNGKSPWAAAMSLLFAFGLDVPKAEVYCGAMSLLQADEVHRVARHFVESNPAFAAINVLAQKKSIFSLAGSRFQPVISRGRHGARPLLAVQDEYHQAISDDLYGTFKTGCNKTVNSLLLTITTAGVASTASPCYQLQERAIKAIDGSMTDERFFTAIYAADDTVEWTSEEALLMANPNLGISNDAEKIRLAIVDATRNPAHANNVKAMHLNVWSTASASWMNMTAWSKCYDPHLTQDTVKHLPCWIGSDLASKIDLSACVRLYRDDSQGDRPHYYALCRAYLPEERVNLPENTHYQKWVAEGHLNATPGSSIDYAMLEADALADIAENQVREFPYDQRYADQWSQRVSDLSGIERIETPPSPAVLSPAMKELEAAVADGRFHHDGDPVLTWCMSNVLTRETATGNYTMPDKSRPENKIDCAVALFIAMSRARLAEPEPQATYGFLFA
- a CDS encoding phage portal protein — translated: MSDGTAVEKRWNINNPSTPLTAMAAWGDVGGGLSSSGEVITEKNALCISTVYTCVTILAEAVASLPCRLMRSTDDGDTPATDHRLWSLLTESPNEEMTAFTFWSTIVGSSALCGNGYAQIVRDATGAVESIWPLHPNKTEPIRNATGQLAYKTTDGMTDGAYRIIASADVLHFPLFSLDGIKGVSPVTAARESFATARAMEKFGARWFANGAQPSSLLINKNAAKPDAKAQREFVESWQAAHSGINQHKQGFLWGDWSVEQIGLSPEDSQFLIARNYQRSDIASMYKIPVFMVGNTEKLSNNNYTGQQMGFVIDTLRPILVRLEAELKRKLLKSSRFFVEFDVTERQRGDFQTMAQAISLTRQWGVLDADECRALLGYAPRGGAAKKLITQVNMTPLDDLGRHRNSLHPSQTPRTPPTMTQAKPQAHGVVYVITNVITGQKYVGQTVRPVERRWRVHVRDAKACSYRSRLHDAIREHGESNFTVHVQSNCVGRRALDTAERFYIALYRTQNPAYGYNLRSGGQAGSGYKKKPKYSLTKDVLAQHIKDGLSAKEMGAINKCSHVTILRSVHEHFGKTMHEVRRDLCGMTMPSSFCKRQSATRTGTKRTPETRKRQAEAARRAYTPELRTLRREQKIHYWQERQHNHDTQQTNS